The following nucleotide sequence is from Pseudochaenichthys georgianus chromosome 17, fPseGeo1.2, whole genome shotgun sequence.
CAGGGGAAAAAAAGTGAAGACAAACCTTCCACGTGTCTTGAGGATATAGAGGCCAAGTTTCCACCCATAGCTTTGCATTGTTTCCTTGCCCCGttccatttttctttttggtcTTTAATGATGCTAGAGGTATATATGTAATACTAGAGGTAAGGAATAATAAGATAATTTCCCCCAATTAAAATACACTTAATACTGGCACTCAAACAGTGTCATATGTTGCACATTGATTCCAATTGTACATGAGAAAACAGCTCAATCTCGAAAGAGCACCAGATAAAAATGTATAaccttttatatatttaaaaaaaacaatgctgTCCATCAAAGGCTATTCTCAATGCAAGCGCTGAGAGGTAAATTCTGTTCTACTTGAGGTGTATTCCAGAGCATTCAACACAACACGTTTAAATGCTTAAAGTTATTTCTGACCTTATGGTTAAGTTGTTTCCATTGGGGTGGGCAGCCACCTTTAGGGGCAACTGTGGGGGCCACCGTTGTGTTGGCAGGTGGTGAGCCACTGCGTTTACAAATGGAGCCGTACTCAAACCCGCAATTGTGATTATGCCAGAACCCTGTGAACCAATCCGAGACATGAAAATGTGAGCAAAATACAATgtgctttttcaaaataaaataaaagtcaaTCATttagacattttcaaaaatgaaACCTAAATGTAAGTGCTATTAATGGTCAGGCTCTTTAGTGCGATCAATTTGAGTAATTTCCCTTCTGCTATGTATAACAGTTTTTTATCAGTAATGGTACAGTTTGCCATTCCTACGCTAGATTCTAAATACCTACTTAAGAACAAGGAATTATTCTAGTCCCAATTGGCTTGCAAAAAAACATGTATCAGGTGCCAAAACTTCCCCTCTAGATGGACATGTGTCTGCCAATAGATTGTAGCCCACCTGTTGACAAAGTAGCTTCTCAACGAATTCTTGCTCTATTAAACTGCACTTGCTGTTATGACCATGACGTGTTGCTGAATAATCCAAGACTGGAATCTTAAGGATTACAATTTCAATGCAATTTCAATGCTTCAATTTGCATAACGTCAGTTAAGGTGAATCTATCAGTTCACTCACCAGTTGAATAGCCCATGGTGGCGCAGTTCTCATCATGATACTTGAAATCAGGCTgaccttcattccaactttgaaACACAACTGGAGAACTATCCATCCACCTTTAAGTAAACCGAATGTTgtcaaaaacaaatacattttcagTGATGTCCCAGGGTggtcaatgtaaatgtttacaatGTGTAAAGGTTTTAATTTGTTAATGCAATCTATTATGGTCATTCACATTTAAACACACATCAAATTATTAGGAAATAAATCATAGTAATTGTATTTGAATATTTATTTTGATTAAAAAATTAGTTTTACTAATTAGCAAAAACAGTTTACATACATGCACCAAGATAAGATTATGATTTTAAATGGTTCAATAAATAATGAGCAACTTAGTCCTGCTAAACCTGCTAGGTCTAAAATGAAAGCCAAATTCAACAATAAGTCACATAAATGCTATCAATTTAGATAATATATCCTTTGTGTTTGTATTAATTACACCTTTGTAAACAAGTAATTATTCTTGGAACTCCCAAGAGTCatattacatttttctttattattggTATTTCATCCATACTCACTCATATGTTCCATCAAGGTCAACATCCAGGCCTATCCAGTGAGAACTTTGACTTTTGAATATCTACACACAGTCCGAGGTACAGGTTAATTACCAGTAGAACCTACATCTCAGTTAAATGTAAATGCCGTAGTTGTTGTACTTAAATTGATAATCTCTTAGTTTAATGTAGTCGAGATGTCACTGCTTACCTGATTCCACAAAAAGACCCTTTCAGCTTCGCTGTCGATTGTTACTAAGTCCCCATGCCTCTGTTGGCAGAAGCGACGAGCTTTTTCCATGGCCATCTCCTTGTTGTTAATATAATATTGAGTTCCATTCCATTCTAGCCACCCATCTGAGGTCTTGTTGTGGTCTGAAAACATGTCAGAAAGAGAGAAATGTGTCTCTAATATAACTATAATATTTTTAGTTGGTTGCTTTTGTGTATGAAGTCTGATGGCAGTTTAGATTTAAAGGTAATGCAGCACCTGCCACATGGTAACTTCAACAATAATTCTTTAGAATAGATATTCTGATGACTTTTACAAGACAACTCATTTTCATGTGTTGATATTTGGGTGATTAAGACACTAGTTTCTATAAACCAATGATCGCACATTGCAACTACTGTAGATGTCAAATAAAAATTGGGAggccaaaaaagaaaaaattgaGCTATACAATTTTAATATCATTTATGCAATCTGAGTTAAAGGTGCATCTCATCATTCATGCAAAAAAATCTGCCAAATGTATGAGTTAATATTTGTATCAAGTACTACAACGGTTACATTGTACCACTGTCAATTGAAAAAAAGCAAATGGACACAGTGTTTTAGTGAAACTAACCATTATAGAATATAAATTCCCttttgtgtgctgtttatttTAAGAGAGCAAAGGACAATTGACTGATTgtatctatattaaaaagcagcATGAAGCAAAACTTGGATTTTAATTTAAATTGTACTTCAATAATCGTATTTCCATATATATCACATACATATGCACCCACTTACCAGGGATGCCAGGGTCTGGAGGCGGCTTTGGAGTTGCTCCTGTTAGGGCATGGAtaaacaaaatatatttttagtATAAAAGTGATAGTGAGAACTTCTGGTTTGATAAATTGCATTTTCCTCAACACATTTAATGAAGACTTTTCTGAAAAACAACTACTTTCAACAAATGTCTCAAAAGAACACACTTTTGCTTTATAAGATttaagatgaacttttattaatccctcatggggaaattaattctctgcatttgacccatcctagtgttaggagcagtgtgctgccattttgaacggcgcccggggagcaatgtacAATAACCAATGTAACCAAATGACCATGCATTACCTGTACGGATCTGACACAGCCATTTATTATTCTTCTCACAGTTCACATCACTCCAAGACCCAGACCTAAGATATGTTCTGAATTCAGCACAAGATTCcacattgtttttattgtttggctCTCCATCCTGCCAGTAAAGGAAGTTCACCTGAAAACAGAAATAAACAAATGACAAAaggatttatttttaatttaattgagTTGACTGAACTAAATATGATACACTCAGCCAttgtagaagaagaagacgttTAACTCACTGGAGACCCATCGCTCCATACATAGCCCGTGACTGGGTCTGGAGCACTAAGTCCAATCCAGACTGCTCCAGAGACACTGTATAATGGACAGACTCATATTAATGATTTAAATATGCAACCTGTTAAATGTTTTAGCAACACACTTTTTTTGTTATCTTATGATGCTGACCAAATGCTCTCCTAAACACTATTTGTATCACTTTGAATCCAGTTTTGTACTTTTCAtattatttgatttatttgtttttcatttaccATAGGCTACAAAGCTAGATTTTCTGTCAATGATAATGTTTACCACCTGATTTTAACCATGACAAACAGGGAAGCATTTAAAGCATTTAAAAAGAATGACAGTAATCGTTGTGTGATTGAGACTGGAAATTGTATCTATTACAGCTATGATTGAATGAGACCAGGTCATACTGTACGTTTTCACAAAGGTTAGCTCAAGACCGCTGTGGATGCTGAGCAGGTCTCCTCCGATAGTCCTGCAATAATCTCTTGCGTCATACCAGGTCCTTTTGCTTTCTGATGACTCTGGAAACAACTTCAAACAAGGCAGGAAGTTCAACTGTCAACTGATGTCTAATGGTCTTGTAGTTTGTGTCCATTTCTCTGCTTTCTTTTTTGCTTTTCACTACAATGCAATGTATTGTCAACATCAGCACTGGAATTACTGGAGGAAGTAAGGGCCACATTTGGTATTGTGAGTAATTTGCGTTAATTACATGTTGAGGGATTAAAGATTAATCACATGTTAACAACGTTGACAGTCCTAATTTGAATCATTTGCCTACATGTAAGAGAAAAAGTcattacgttttaaaatatcATGCATTCCTTTGTGAATCAGGTGCAATGCAATGCAGGTGCACTTGTttcacttattgtaagttgtgTTGGATTTTACCTTATAGCAAAAGTCTCTGGCTCCGATTGGAGTCCAGCCGTCGGCACACTTGAGAGGGGCTTGAGTGGGTGGTGCAGGGGTTAAAACAGCCCCCTCTGCCAGATGTTTACAGATGTATTTCTCCTTATTGGTGCAGGGCAGCACATCCCAGAGGCCAGCAAAAAACCCTGTCGTCATTGCAACACACCCCTGTTGGTGACCTTGAATTGTTGAGGAAGAAATGGTCAAATGTCAGTTTTGAATCCATTTTCATCTTACAGATGGATTTAAAAATATCACCATACCTGGCATTTCAGCATTCCAGTGAGTAAACCTCACTGAGTTGGCATTGGTCCACACAAATTGATCGATGTCATTCTGGTTTGAGAGGCCCAGCCAGAAGTATTTCTCTGGTCTCAACCCAACCAAGCTGACGAGGAAGGCATTATCCACTCTGGAAACATTTACACATTTAGGGTCGCAGGAATTCTCATGAACATGTACAGAAACAAACATTGTTGTTTGAGTATTTTTACCCATTTGAAACATCAGCTAAGTAGGAATCTGATGTCTTGCAGTAATTGTTGgcttcatcaaatgtctttgtcTCTGTTCCTACAAAGTAGCAGTAGGAGCCGTGTCTTTTCCAACCCTGGGACGTAGGGGAAAATAAGTGGGAAGATGTGTTGtcttaaaaaaatacatttccagAGAACACAAGGCAAAAAAAACATGACCGCCATATGTCTTCAGGGATTTGACATGGTTGCTTATTCATTGAGTATTTCAAACTTTGATTCCTGGCTTTCACTTTCCAATATGTTTTCTCTCTTGGAACAAAAGGTAACTGTCCTATTTACTCAAATTATTCGCTTATGAACAGAGGAGTTCAGCACGCTTGCTTGCACCATCAGTATAATGTAGCCTATGTTCTTGATATACGGATGGCTGAAATTGTGTACATTTTAACATGGCCTTCCAAGCTACAGTATGTGAAGCAGTGCTTGGGCCTACCAATAAGTATCATTATGTTATTTCCTTTCAAATTAATATTTTCCTTTCTCAAGAAACAAAACCAAGGGTCTAATTGAACTTTCTTTACTTGAATGTTGAAGTTCCGTCTTGTAGAAACAAATTGATAATCAGACAGTTTTGAGGTACAATACCGGGCGTTGTATTATAGGATTCAGTGTTTAACCTTTGTACCCACTCATATacaaaaatgttttatataaGAAGAAAAACAAAGGGTCACTTACAGTTTTGCAGCCTACATCCTGCTCCACTTCATCTCCAGAGGGTTGAGAGGCACTCATCTTCATACAAATTAAGCCATGTTTCTCATCACACACACGGTCAGCCCAGTTCCCATTCTGAAAGATAAAGGCacacaaacttttttttttttgcactgCAGTGAAGTCATTTATTGCAACCTTTTCAACAGAATGTTCCTTAAGATCAGCAGTTGTGTTCGATATGCTATTATAGATTCCAGGTGCTAATATACAGGCTACTTTACACATTACTGTCAATAATAGGCTGCTGGTTGTAAAGTTTGCACAATTTGCTGGATTGTTTTAAATCAGGTTAGTTTAATGACTTCATCACCAAAACAAATAATGATACTTTTTCAAGAGGCTAGCAAGTGTAACATATCCACATGGAGCTCCTTACTGTACCTCTCCCCTGATGAGAACACAGTCCTCTGCGTCAGAAAAGACGGCAGGTTTACCAAGCTCCCAGCTGGTGAAGGTGACAGCAGAGTGGTCAATCCAGTCAAACAGCCTCTCTGTCTTTTTATCATTCAGTCCAATCCAAAGCTCATCAGTGGATGCTGCAAacatggagagagaaaaaagatgCCTTTCACTCAACTGCCTATGAAATATCATTATTGTGGAGCTCTGCTCTACTTGGTATGCGTGCAACTCCTCATTGTTATTAGGAGATGCTTATTGGCCCAGAAATCTGTGCCATTCTGGCAAGTTGTAATTCTCTAGATGGCTGAGACTGTGATGCTCATCACAAACCAGAACACAAAACTATATGTTGGGAAACAAATTATTTGTCTTGAATCAATACCATTAGGTGGGAAGGTAATGTTAAGTGTTGTGCCAGTGAAAAGTTTTGATCCCTCAGGTGTATTGTTCTTTGCAAACTCTTATTTTTGAAGCTCACTAATTATTTATGTTCCTCACCATAGCCGAGTTGAGAGATGACAAAGCTTTGGTCCTCCACATTGCGGATGCTCACTAAGTCGCCTCCTTCTTTGCGGCACACTTGCTGAGCATCAGACCATTTTTTCTGAGCTCGGTTAAGGTGGAAACAGTGGCCATTGTAGGGAATCCAAGGTCTTGAACAAAATCCCGTCTCTGCAGCAGATCAAGAATGATAGAATGATATACATTTAACCAAAGACATTATATTAACACACAAAACGGTTGAAAggtatttgtttgttttgtttacctgtagTAGGAGGAGTCGCAGCTCTTTCACTGTAGCAGATGTACCCTAGTTTATTTGTGCATGTTGAACTTTGCCACAAGTACTGCACAGCAGGATCAACAATTCCACAGTCGTGTCCAGGATTAGGAAGTGGATGTCCTAAAACAAGAGGATGGTTACCTCAACCTCGTCAGTTCTCACATGTGTCTTGGATCAAACAAGCTTTATTTTTCAGAAGAATTCTATCAAATGACAATATTATAAATCACAGGCTTAAAAAAAATCATTGCACAGATTATTTTGTATCAGCAGTGACATTAATCATGATAAAGTGGCAcctttttttattgtttatgGTACTAAGCTTATATCTAAAATTCACTGGAAATGAATATGTATGTGTGACTTTATAAATATGAAAAATGTTGTGCACACTAAAATGAACAGAATAAAATGCAAACAGCAAGGAAAGCGCCtctttaataaataaatgtactgTTATCAAGTCTTTCATCTAAACTGCTCAAAAGATTAAAATACTCAGTTTAAATATTTATCCAAGCAAAAATTATAGCAGTTTTACAACTGACTGGCAATCTGTTGTGTATAAAGTACAAAACTGCAGTATACTGTACGAGATGCAGAAATCTTAGCATCATACGATTAGCACCACAAAGTATTGAGGTGGAAAAGAAAACTTACCAGAGTCCCAGTTCAGATAACGGAAAGCCCTCATCAGTGCCAGCCATGCTCTGGGTTCTTGATCAGCCCGGTCCAAAGCTTGTCCCCCTGTCCCCTGCCCTCTCGCCCTAGCAGTGCTTTGAGTTATCGTGTTTTTGATTATGCAAATGTGGAAAGCACAGGAAGAAAAGATGATACTTCAAAAAATGGGTACGGCTCAAACATTAATCACAAGTCTGACTATTGTCCCAACTCGTCACAACTCCAATTAATTTCTTTGCACATCTGCATTATATAACCACTTTTAAAACTGCACAGCTTCTATACGCTAAagttatatatacatatacttaTATGTTAAATGTTCACTGTATTTCCTTTTTGTATATTTGTATTGCttataaacatttttatttgataaTAGTTTTAAAATTATTTGTATAATATTTGTTCACTTTATTTCACTTTTTGTGTTTATATATGCATAATTGTACAGTTTACAGTATGTGTAAACATGGTTCAGATTAAATATAATTATAAAAGAAATGTACTAAGGCATGTATAACAAGCAACGTTTAAGTTAGTGTTCTATGTTAAACTAATGTAAACTTTTTTATATCAAGTAGATATTGTTAAATATTAAAGTTAGTGTCAGCTTACCTGTGAGGTAGGCCTGTTGGTGGGGATCGGTGATGCTCAGCAGGGAAGACACCTGCTGCTTGCAGCTGGCTTCAGCCTGGGCCCaagtctaaaacacttgaacgcgctgtctttaaacaactctcccgttatctccatcagaacaaccttctggatccgcaacagtctggtttcaaggcaggtcactccacagaaactgctctcattgctgtcactgaggaactgcacactgctaaagcagcctccctctcctctgtcctcatcctgttggacctgtctgctgtattcgacacggtgaaccatcagatcctccttcacactctccaagaactttgagtttcaggctctgcactttccctcctcacctcatacctcagagaccgcacctacagggttacttggagagggtctgagtccgacccttgtcaattaactacaggggtccctcagggctctgttcttggtcctctcctcttctccctgtacacaaactcgctcggatctgtcattagcccgcatggtttttcataccactgctacgctgacgacacccaattaattctgtcctttccccgctcagagacccaggtcgtcgcacgcatctctgcttgtttagctgacatctctcagtggatgtccgctcaccacctcaagctcaaccttgacaagactgaagtgcttttccttccgggaaaagattgtccctctcttgacctaactatcaacatcggcccctctgttgtttccccgactcagactgcaaggaatctgggtgtgatcctagataacaacctgtcgtttactgcaaacatcgctgctacaacccgctgctgcagatacacgcttttcaacatcaggaagatacgtccccagctgacccagaaatcgacgcaggttctggtccaggctctcgtcacctcacgcctagactactgcaactccctcctggctggtctacctgcatgtgccatccgacctctgcagctcattcagaatgcagcggcttccggtaactgctagaatccacttcaagacactggtacttgcgtaccatgctgcgaatggatctggcccttcctacatccaggacatggttaaaccgtacaccccagcatgtgctctacgctctgcatcagccaaacggctcgctgcaccctcgctgcgagggggacccaagttcccatcagcaaaaacacgtgggtttgctatcctggctccaaaatggtggaatgagctcccccaTTGAaattgaaaactcatctctttcgacttcacttcgagcgatagaatgactaacaaagaactgctaacagagcacttatatactaataaaggactggcttatctaaagccagttgagtagcacttgaaacgattggctctttgaaacctgatgttcttatatgattctgttttcttcaaggttgtgtcttcctggtcgaatgtacttattgtaagtcgctttggataaaagcgtcagctaaatgcaatgtaatgtaatgtaataaagtcAGAGCTGACTGTGTGTTGAGCTGGTAATATGCTTCTGTAGTAATGTGTTTATTCCAGTGTTCTTTGGCTGCATACACAAACAGAATAGGCAAAtgcttttcaaaatgtaaaatggATTGCATTTAAACTGCACttttccagtctttaagacccctcaaagctctTTGACAAATACAAGTCTGCATTCACACTCAGAGGCTGCCATACAAGGTGCATCTGCTTAGGGAAACTAACATTCACACATCGTTGGCCATGCCGTTCAGAGCTATTTGGgattaagtatcttgcccagtCAACATGTTGACAACAAGCCACCTTCAACATTTGCCACCTTTGCATTAAAAAAACAGTTTATTGCAACCATTCTCTCATTATAGTAACATAAAACAGGCATTACTTACAGTTAGTTGGGCAATACCCCCAGAGTTGATCATCATATTTAGTTTGAACCGCACACCAACGTCGGTTTTCTGGGTTATCATCCGTAGTGCATTGGGTGTACCACTTGTCTTTGTACTGGAAGGGGAACATGCAGAGCCTACCATTTGCATTTCCACCAATGGTGAAAAATTCTGAACGGataaacaaacaaatcaaaGAAAATCTTGAGTATTTCTAATTTACGAAGATGCATTGCTTTACCATTTATGTTGCAAAATACTAGGATGGAATCCATTGCATATATCTGTTTTTATCTTTTTAGTTCTACGTTATTATCCCTCTAAAGATTTACAAATAATTGAAACACTAGTTCTTAGTGAGAAATTAGCGTGGACAAGCATTTTATAATGATTTTATACTGTACCTCTGTATGCTCTTGAACAAGCACCACTGGACGTCCCTGAAAGTGTAAGGTGGTTGTTTGGTCCGACTGTTTTAGAGAGAACTGCTGTGTTGTCTGCAGTGAGCTCAATGTAAAGCTCTTGTCCTTTGAGTGCGAGCAATGTCCCGTTCGTGCATTCCCACTTTTGGAGGTCGCTGGTTTCATCACAAACGTAGAGGCTTATTTCACTTCCCACACTTTTCCCCTGGGCTCCCAGGCACTTATGTGACCATTGAACCTGAAGTCTGTCACCATTTGTCCAGCGTACATTATTGCAGTAGTATGTGTTATATTTAACCAAACAAAAACCAGTGTCTTTGTTGGTCAGTTGAAATGGTGAATCTgtagaaaatatgtttttaagaaTCAATGTCAGAGCAATGATAAAATGCATAATTAATCAGCAAAGGCTATTTCCTCAGTCTTTCATTAGGTTTAATATAAGTTGATGTTGCACTGACAATAATACTGATCATTTTTCAAAATAATAATCAAAAACAAACATCTCACTTTAAATCACAATTACCTCAATATTGAATTTTAACAAAAACATATGGTAAAGGGTAAAACAGTCCCACATACTGTACAGTAGTTATATTGAGCATTGTTAATGACATACCTGCTCTGAAGAAACACACAAAAAGCATAacatttaaagttggaataccTTACCATCTAAAGCCAAACTTCGTAATGCTTGGATGAGGAGTACAAAAGCTGTACAAGTTATCTTCATTGTTAGTATTCTTTTGAGACGTCTCACAGCTGAAAACCTAATCTATGCATTTCTCACAGAGGATTAAGGAGTTatgtgaatgattgtggaaaGAGGGGAGATTATATAGCTTTTACCGATATTGCCACATGGCATTTTTTGTATGAATAACCATCATGATTCGTTATTGTTTGTCAGCTATTTCCGACGAAAAGGAAGTGACAAATACTGAAAATTGCACTCTTGGGTATTTCTTGGCATTTGTTACGTCACTAATCttcagacaaacaaaacaatctCTACCACCttaaatcagaatcagaatacctttatctgtcccacagaggggacatttacatttgttccagcagaaaaagagccaaagacacctgttaagccctgagcctgtttttcaggtctcaggctcgaaaatgacattcctataacaaatgaccatatcttcccttctaaaagggttacattaataatcttttttctcaaagtaattatAAACCTGAAtttagaagagtcagaatcaatatagatgttttttattttaaagaaaattcagattgaacatagtaaaaaactgaattatagtgtccgtccaaacataatcttttacttatagtgaaaactacccttggatgatggtaaggtagactaaaagctttaggaatccaaagtacaacatataataagtaccctgtatcaagattgatgcaaaacaagtgacatttgacctttatagagaggtttagcaaaaaaaactccacctctgaggtgatttgggtggaaatggctgtttttaccgtttctctggaacccattggtcgattttggtgattgacatctctttttgaccgttagagccaatagaatcgaagggggatttccccatacacacacatggtaagaaaaaggtgggggctttgtGCATTCAGGTTTGCATCAGAGTGAACCTATTtctcgctctgacatctggaaacggaaaagcaggtttattgcttatggattagggctgtacccgaacaTCCGAATATTAGTTTATtcgagtactattcgggtttcaattttgttattcgttttgtttgttttcccgTTTTTTTTCTcgaattgaatttattgaaatctccaatatcaacgtaagagcttgtgcctcttcggggggtgctaatacttaaccataaacattatcgtttactttctccgtctttatatgtagatattacttttctccgttaatctccgtcacgttgtttccaatgcaacaacaacttcctgtcaactgcgctaactctccttcaaaataaaagcatgtccataaataggaagccaagccaaattacactcaAGACATATAgcctacaactgcaacgaaagtaacaaacacaatgcgatatccttgcgatacaaattgggttacattaacacataactataaaacaacgaTACTgtaataacaaaatgaatgccgtgaa
It contains:
- the LOC117462379 gene encoding LOW QUALITY PROTEIN: macrophage mannose receptor 1-like (The sequence of the model RefSeq protein was modified relative to this genomic sequence to represent the inferred CDS: inserted 1 base in 1 codon), which gives rise to MKITCTAFVLLIQALRSLALDDSPFQLTNKDTGFCLVKYNTYYCNNVRWTNGDRLQVQWSHKCLGAQGKSVGSEISLYVCDETSDLQKWECTNGTLLALKGQELYIELTADNTAVLSKTVGPNNHLTLSGTSSGACSRAYREFFTIGGNANGRLCMFPFQYKDKWYTQCTTDDNPENRRWCAVQTKYDDQLWGYCPTNSKEHWNKHITTEAYYQLNTQSALTWAQAEASCKQQVSSLLSITDPHQQAYLTALLGREGRGQGDKLWTGLIKNPEHGWHXMRAFRYLNWDSGHPLPNPGHDCGIVDPAVQYLWQSSTCTNKLGYICYSERAATPPTTETGFCSRPWIPYNGHCFHLNRAQKKWSDAQQVCRKEGGDLVSIRNVEDQSFVISQLGYASTDELWIGLNDKKTERLFDWIDHSAVTFTSWELGKPAVFSDAEDCVLIRGENGNWADRVCDEKHGLICMKMSASQPSGDEVEQDVGCKTGWKRHGSYCYFVGTETKTFDEANNYCKTSDSYLADVSNGVDNAFLVSLVGLRPEKYFWLGLSNQNDIDQFVWTNANSVRFTHWNAEMPGHQQGCVAMTTGFFAGLWDVLPCTNKEKYICKHLAEGAVLTPAPPTQAPLKCADGWTPIGARDFCYKLFPESSESKRTWYDARDYCRTIGGDLLSIHSGLELTFVKTVSGAVWIGLSAPDPVTGYVWSDGSPVNFLYWQDGEPNNKNNVESCAEFRTYLRSGSWSDVNCEKNNKWLCQIRTGATPKPPPDPGIPDHNKTSDGWLEWNGTQYYINNKEMAMEKARRFCQQRHGDLVTIDSEAERVFLWNQIFKSQSSHWIGLDVDLDGTYEWMDSSPVVFQSWNEGQPDFKYHDENCATMGYSTGFWHNHNCGFEYGSICKRSGSPPANTTVAPTVAPKGGCPPQWKQLNHKYYIYTSSIIKDQKEKWNGARKQCKAMGGNLASISSRHVEVFLITQMADTPTTDLWIGLRKSYQEAFYWTDGQPRQYVNLNLEEQCAVITTNSSFGIGKWIGKSCNDTNGFVCLKSVDPSFPDSPEPTTSSDYVKILNDSVKVVTQNMSWDTAKKHCEDDGARLVSLRNNWSQAYVELLALNLKAPLWIGQNTNQTNGYFRYIDGWFLKCSHWGENEPSRDRPCVYVDVDGKWKTADCKQIMNSVCMKSTDVPPTEPSVFTGICPEDSDALNTGGKNNWLPFHGYCYKFFSEIKAWGDASASCLRHGGSLASIEHPFEQDFIQSNAHIFKDSHSSFWIGLFKTHKGEWLWLDKTIMDYTYWDEDQPDDGSHGGISTSDGTWTANDQRSRRAYICKTAQVLAPTTPTTPTTPTTHRVPFSHIALAVVVSIIGIATGTVIAFLLHKKFVHRLSIPVNLNTFNNPLFFSKEKSHTGVVDTEKLVENAEEDSPEPVVSV